The following DNA comes from Hordeum vulgare subsp. vulgare chromosome 3H, MorexV3_pseudomolecules_assembly, whole genome shotgun sequence.
gcagcagagcaagacaagtaacaacagcagtaggataaactcgtaggcaatgggtcggtgatttgtttggatgatattcatcatgcaacagttataacacggagagatatgtggctagctcccgttcgtcaatgtgatgtaggcatgcattctgtgtgtcgtcatacgtgcttagggaaaagaacttgcatgacatctattgtctatccctcccgtggcagcggggtccaaaaggaaactacgggatattaaggttctccttttaataaagaaccggaccaacgcattagcacttggtgaacacatgaactcctcaaactatggtcatcaccgggagtggttccggttattgtcactccggggttgccggatcataacacatagtaggtaactacaacttgcaagatcggatctaaagcacacatatattggtgacaacataataatttcagatctaaaatcatggcactcgggccctagtgacaagcattaagcatggcaaagtagtagcaacatcaatctcagaacatagtggatactagagatcaatccccatcaaacctactcgattacatgatagatctcatcctactcatcaccgcccagcgagcttacgaatagattactcacgaacgacaaagagcttcatggaattggagagggaagaaggttgatcatgacgatggcgacgatttcccctctccggagcccaagacggactccagatctgcccttccagatgaagaacaggtggtggcggtggctccgtatcgtaaacgcgacgaaaacttctcttttttattttttctgggacgaaagtaaacttatagacctgaggctgggggcggcagagccgtgtgggcaccacaagcctgcccaccgccaccaggggggtggtggcggagccagggcttgtggcccactagccgaccccctcaggtggaacttggcgcagatatttttcatattttccaaaactgctccccgtagattttcaggacgtttggagaactttgatttctgcacaaaaataacaccaaggcaattctgctgaaaacaacgttagtccaggttagttccattcaaatgatgcaaattagagtccaaaacaagggcaaaagagtttggaaaagtagatacgatggaggcgtatcagcCTTCCATGGAGTTATTTATTGACTGGACATTTGCATAGGACTTCCGGTGAGTGATGACATCCTTTTGTGAAGCAAAATGGGGATGCACCCCATTTTGCACTACAACACAAAGTTATGTTCACGTAATATGTGAGCACAATATTGCATTGCATTTCTTGCATATATTGTCAAATGTACAATTGTCTACAAACATATTCAACTAAATAGACTTTGCCTACGATGATTCAATTGGGAGAATAGTCTTGCCATCAAAGATTCATCAACAGAGTGAAAGTACATTCCAATGAGTCCTTTAACTCACTAGAAACTACATTTAAAACCTCCCCCATTCAAGGTTGGGAGCTTGGACAACGGTTCTTTTTATTTTATGTAGTGCACTTAAAATAGAGCAACATCACCAATGTGTCATTTAGGTGCACTACACAAAACACTCTTACAAAAAGAGTGATTTATATATAGTACACTAAAAGGTCACAACACAATGCGCCCATCCCCTGTTCATATAAAGtaaacaacatttttattttACAAACTTAATATCATACATATATTGGAATTGCTAACTTGAATGGCAATAAAAGTGTGCACATGGTGTGTATTGATCTAATTTAGAGTCATGTGGTACTCCGACGGCCGGTTTGTGTTCACTTGCTATCACGCCCGCAAGAGGCTCATCCTTGATGCCTTTGAGGAGGCCGATCAGTGTTGAAAGTCATCACCAATGTTTCGTCGATAGCCGATCAGTGATGAGGGTGATGAGGGGTCAGTAGTGTTTCATTTCGTAGTAGTGTTCCTTGCATGAAGACTACTTGAGagggctaactaactaactaaagcATCTGGTTTAATACACTAGAGGATAATTAGCATTTGCCAAGCAAAGAAATCCCCTATTTGTAGAACTATAGGGACTTGCTTTATTGACATACAACTTTTGCTAGTTTATGGTCAACTCTAGCGAAGATCATGTATAGAATGGGTGGTGTCATGATCCCGAGTAAGTGGATGCATGAGAGTGTGTGGAGGGTATTGATCTTTTCCCGAAACAAGCTACTATGTCTTCGATCATTGAGTCTGATAGCTTGCCACTCAATAATATCCTGAAGGATGGAGGAGACAATAGATCGTTGCTATGTACCGGTACAAGGAGGCCTTGAGGATGGTATCGTTGTTCTCGGATAGCAAGTCATATGATACACCACGGACGGCAAATAAGGTTGACCATGCTCTCGCGCAAGTAGCTGCTAAGAGTGCAAACAGATCCATCTGGATCCTAGATGCAACATCTGCTATTTTGTAGCTCCTTTTGAAAGATTGTAAATATATTATTATCAGTTAATGAAACCCCCTATTCCGGCAAAAAAGAGCCTTGTCAAAAAATTATATAGAGCCCCTAGACATTTCAACATAAACTATTTGAGACTGGGAACGAACTCTGGAACTTAAATGCAAATCAAATTTCACAAAGTGTAAGAACAACCACAATGTCAAAAATCGTACAAGCTTTCAAATAAAGATTAATACATGATTTCATAAAAAGACGTAACCACTTTGACACCAAACCGATGGTGCATAGCTTAATACATATAAATAGTGATACATTGACATGTTACATTCTTGGAATATATCACAAACACTAGTGCATTTTTCACGAGAACAATGATGCCCTTATTTGATCATATGTAAGATGATAACAAACAAATGAAAAAAGAGTTGAAGACATCGATTTGACACACTAGGTTAGGCTTCATTTTTTTAGATTCCTCACACAAACATAACTAGGGGTTGGCATTGCCATAACCAGATCCAGCACCTTTGCCCGCACCGATCCCACcatttcttcctcctccatcgccaccaccatTTCCACCGGCATCTGCATTTGTACTACCTTGTCTATACCAATTGTTAGTAGCAGTTGCTGAGCCGGAACCAGTGCCACTACCAGCCCCATATCCACTAGATCCTCGATAACCACTAGCttgccctccaccaccgccgccaccggaACCGCCAGCGCTAGTATATCCACCATATCCACCACCATAAGGATATGAAGATCCTTGACTATATTGACTAGAACCAGAGCCGGAGCCAGACCCGCTACCATATCCAGTTCCACCATTTTGGCCACCgcctccgccgccacctccacctccaccgcttGCATGGCTACCACTACTAGAACTCACGCCAGACCCAATTCCACTTCCTGCACCCGACCCACCACCACTCACAGTTCccccaccctctcctcctcctcctcccgttccCTTGGCACTGCCAGTGGAGTATCTGGCCACCCTTGTAGCATTGGTCAGTCCAATGCTCAAGAGGACAACATAGCCAAGCGCTACTAGCTTTGTGCCTACCATTGTGTGTATTTTATCGAAGTGTGTACTGCTGTAAGATGAGGTGAGTTCTAAGGGAAAGATGGTATGGACATTTATAGTGGTGCTTCCGGCCATGCATGCTGGGGATGGTGGGTGGAGCTTTTGACAAAGTCATGTCTCATCCCTCAAGTGGTGGCTTAAAATAATTAGCGCTTTAATTGGTGCAGGTAAAAGTAAACGATGATGACTGACTGCTAATGTGACCGCGATCGCATCAATGTGGGTTCAACAGTTCTAAGATACATGCAAGCATGCATTCACTGCTGAACACACCTAGCTAGCTCTAGTGGTACGTACGTTGACATTAGAGCAGAGGAGCGACGGCAACCTCGAAGTTTCCCTAGCTAAATTTGGGGTCGAAGTAAACGACGACTCCACCCATGTAATCGAGTCATTGGGTCAAGTAGCCGTGCATGAAGAACTACCGATTAGCAGATGATCAAGTTCAAGTGGATGCATAGCAAAGATCACGATCCAAAACCGGGTTCATGCCAGCACCGTACACCATATTATTTGATGCCCGGACTAGTTCTTGCGCATGAAGAACTACTGATTAGTAGGATTGGGTGATCAAGTGGGCAGCTTGCTCGACGGGTCCAAGTGTTGAAAGTCCTTGGGATGGACTTGAGCGTCTATGTACGTGCCGCTGCTAATGCTAAACTGCTGCCTGCATGCAGCATACACTAGGCATCCCTTTGTTacttactcccttcgtttctaaatataagtttttttaaattttttttactataaactacatactatCTATATACACATACTTTAGActatatattcactcattttactttgtatatagtccgtagtaaaatctctacaaaacttatatttaggaacggatggagtgttAGTTTTGATCAAACTAGTATTGAGCGGAGATGCTCTAGCTCTACAAACCATGATACCTAACTGTTTTATCAATTGAACAGCGTAATTAACACGCTCAACTTTTTTCTCCCCTAATTAATGCCTAACATCATTGACAAAACCAGCCGTAACATACATAAATAATCAATGGACACTAGTGAAAAAAGGACATTAAACCCGGTTCcaatgggcctttagtcccggtttcttCAAACCTGGACCGAACAAATGGGACAAATATCCAGAACCTTTTGTCCCGCttggcttacgaaccgggaccaaaggagcTCCACGTGGCTGCTGCGGGGCGTTCaggcaggaggacctttagtcccggttggtaacaccaatcgGGACCAAAAGGCAGCTCGCGGGCATCGGGTTTTTTTTTTAAATGGGGGGTTTAGGattttttgagggttttaggggtttcatattgtgttagctagctactccctccgtcccagcttagtacaactttgtattagagctggtgtaaagttgagacagttattttgggacggagggagtactatatatagagagaagtggcctctcttttttcgtaCTTGATCGACGGTAGCTACTATAAGAGAGAACtcgacgctagctagtaagcaaatgaaggaaccattaattacacaacatcgtcatcatgaacatatatagagaCAAGTGACCACTCTTTCTCCGTACTTGGTCGAACAACTCGACCCCACTACATATAGTACacgatcatgcatatatacaatatataacatctCTCGCGATTCCTAACTAGCTAATATATATGAATCAAACTCAACACGGTtgttggtaataaaataaaaatgtgaatattgtttacgtacATCAAGTTCTTTAAAAGATCTGCCGTTATCACAGGTCATCTGGTGAATCCACTCGCAAACGGAGTATCCACAGAAATTAGTCCGGGATCCTGCCTCAAGCAGTACTTTACGAGAATACAGTTCGATCAAAATAATAGTCAAGCACGAtactggtattgaaactagaatgaatGAAAGAtgtgcggaactagctagtactacttacttttgaGAAGGAAAATCGCAGCTCCTTATTCCATTCACCTTTAGCGGTCttggtgaactttttccaaacacTGCACGGCAAATAAAACGAtcacttgatatt
Coding sequences within:
- the LOC123440848 gene encoding putative glycine-rich cell wall structural protein 1, which encodes MVGTKLVALGYVVLLSIGLTNATRVARYSTGSAKGTGGGGGEGGGTVSGGGSGAGSGIGSGVSSSSGSHASGGGGGGGGGGGQNGGTGYGSGSGSGSGSSQYSQGSSYPYGGGYGGYTSAGGSGGGGGGGQASGYRGSSGYGAGSGTGSGSATATNNWYRQGSTNADAGGNGGGDGGGRNGGIGAGKGAGSGYGNANP